In a single window of the Coffea eugenioides isolate CCC68of chromosome 3, Ceug_1.0, whole genome shotgun sequence genome:
- the LOC113764843 gene encoding endochitinase EP3-like → MKNFPTIIFSIMVLVGAIPQLISSQNCGCAPNLCCSKFGYCGTSNDYCGPGCRSGPCTAAPSGGNNGASVAGIVTDAFFNGIANQAASGCAGKGFYTRSAFLEAQKSYSKFGTAGSAADSKREVAAFFAHVTHETGHMCYIEEINGPSKNYCDKRYTQYPCVPGKGYYGRGPLQITGNYNYGAAGQSIGFNGLSQPELVARDNVISFKTALWFWMNNCHSRIISGQGFGATIRAINGQLECDGANPNTVSARVGYYTQYCRQLGVDPGQNLRC, encoded by the exons ATGAAGAATTTTCCAACCATCATTTTCTCCATTATGGTTCTTGTCGGAGCCATCCCACAGCTGATTTCAAGTCAAAACTGTGGCTGTGCACCAAACTTATGCTGCAGCAAATTCGGCTATTGCGGCACCAGCAACGACTACTGTGGCCCCGGCTGCCGATCCGGCCCTTGCACTGCTGCACCCAGCGGTGGTAATAATGGTGCTTCAGTTGCTGGTATTGTCACAGACGCTTTCTTTAATGGAATTGCTAACCAAGCTGCTTCGGGTTGTGCTGGAAAAGGGTTCTATACTCGATCGGCATTTCTTGAAGCTCAGAAGTCGTATTCTAAGTTTGGAACTGCTGGTTCTGCTGCTGATTCTAAAAGGGAGGTTGCTGCTTTCTTTGCTCATGTCACTCATGAGACTGGAC ATATGTGCTATATAGAAGAGATAAACGGCCCGTCTAAAAACTACTGTGACAAGAGATACACTCAGTATCCATGTGTGCCAGGCAAGGGGTATTACGGCCGCGGTCCACTACAAATAACAGGGAACTACAACTATGGAGCAGCAGGACAAAGCATTGGGTTCAATGGACTAAGTCAACCTGAACTTGTAGCCAGAGATAATGTTATTTCATTCAAAACTGCCTTGTGGTTCTGGATGAACAATTGTCATTCTCGTATCATTTCCGGCCAGGGTTTTGGGGCTACCATTCGTGCCATTAATGGTCAGCTTGAATGTGACGGTGCAAATCCAAACACTGTTAGTGCTCGTGTTGGGTATTATACTCAATATTGTCGTCAACTGGGTGTTGATCCTGGTCAGAATCTCAGATGCTAG